The genomic interval TTAATaaggaaaagaaacaaagaagacatcataataaatattttagaaaacaaaataaagttgttGTACCATCAGGAACCCTTGAGTTCAATTGGTTGCTTTAAGCTGACTGCTGATCTCCGTGCTTTGCTTAAAGTTTCGATAACACTTTTATGATTATACAATACACTGTGTTTGTCTTTTCTGTATATGAACGATGACTGATATTAACTTTTCAGAAAGATGTAATGTATAggtgttatttttatctttctgCTGCATGACTAGGATATTTTACATTTCAGCAGTTCcttgttattttaaataattatataactaataatagtagGTGGATTTTAAGCTGCTAGAATACTTGAAGCATATCAGCTCTTCTTTTTGTGATGTTTTTTCATGTTcaaattttctattaaaaatgtgCTAATTAAAGGTATGCAGATGCTCTAAAGGTGAAagtcatctttttttttctatttctattttgttttattatgaaaACAGTCTATTTCATGTGGACATCTTTATAAGCCATGATAGTGTTTCAATTGGTCATATCATATTCACCGATTTCATATCATATACACATGgaaatccttatttttattttgatcactGACATGGAGTGAttcattcttcttcttgatttatgcgattttaattcaaatttcaagCACATCTTTTCCTTTTCTCTGTACCCTCTTCTATTATATTCAAATAATCGTTTTGCTtcttttatcaaaatatcaaaTACCTTATTCTTAGAACATGAAGAATAGACTGTAGAGCTCACAAGACATTTATCTGTTAAATGTTGTTTGTTCAAGCTCTTTGCTaactaattttgtatatatcttCTAGGATCTTGCCATCTATCTCTTTGGCATAAAAATTCAAGCACAGAACTGGAGCAGGTGTTCTCTTTGCAGTTTGAGGGGTTATATTTAAAACCAAAAGGTTATAGTGGTCAGCTAACATATCCAAAGTTGTTAATCTCGCCACAAGCTACATTCATTGGTACTCTGGATTTGACAGGATGCTTGCATATTTTTAAGCTGGACAAAGAAGGCTTTACACTCTCCCAGTTTGAAGTGGGAGAGAGGGATGATTCATCAATGCTTGATAATTTATCGAATGGGAGTAGTAAATCTTTTGTGGGTTGTATGGATTTTACTTGGTGGTGTGACCATATCATTGCCATTGTAGATAGGAATGGTGTGGTTATGTTGATAGACATTCTAAATGGTTCAAAGGTTCATGAAGATGATCCTGCATATTTTTTCCCTGCTCTGGGAAGAGCACAGAAATGCAGGGGCTATCTTTTTCTTTTAGCAAGTTTATCAACCAAAGAAAGATCCAGTCCCTCTGATTTTGAATTGTCAGATGACTTGCATCAGACAGAGTGGATTGTTGAAGATAGACTTAAACAATTTCACCTTTCTAAGTTGCTCTGGTTTCTTGTTTCATTTTCTGAGAAATCTGTCCCTGAAATGTATGGTATACTGATTACGAAGAGAAATTATCAGGCTGCTCTGGACTTTGCCGATAGTCATGGATTGGATAAAGATGAAGTTCTGAAGTCGCAGTGGTTGAATTCTAGCCAAGgagtaaatgaaattaataGATTTTTGGCTAATATTAAGGATACAAATTTTGTACTTTCTGAATGTGTTAATAGAATTGGACCAACAGAAGAAGCTGTGAAGGCTTTGCTTGCTTATGGTCTACGCATCACTGATCATCATAAATTCTCAGAAGTAGAAGATGATGGATCTAGTCAAGTATGGGATGTTCGCTTGGCCAGACTTCAAATTTTGCAATTTAGAGACAGGCTGGAAACATTTCTTGGAATAAACATGGGCAGGTAGTCTGAGAGTTTTAGATATCAATTTTGATAACATAAAGTACACATTATTTATGCTTTTTCTGTATTATTTAAAGTTGtccttaatatatttttcttttgcaagtcttattttaaaaattaaaaggagtCATCGGAAGTCGAAGAGAAGAAATTACAATGAGTTGGAGGATATGGAATCCtcttatgcaaaaaaaaaaaaaagagaacatCATTCAAACAAGGTTTCCCAATACCCACCCCAATGCAGTAAAAACATCCTTAAAGATATGATAGATATCATCCAATCATATGCATCATATTGTTGAGCATGGATTGCACATCATCACTAGACTATTCCCTCTTCACTTCTATTATAATCATTGAATTTGGCTCCTCTAAAGTGAGTGAATCAATGGTTGATCATCACCCATGATTGGTCATGCATGTACACATAATATCAACCATGATTGGTCATGCATGTGCACATAATATCAACCATTCATTTGATCATCAATGGTTGATATTACTCACTTTATTCTCTAAAGTGAGTTGCTCACTTTAGAGGCGCCGGATCCATAATCATTTTGTTTACTACACACTCACACACAAGAAAACCATCAGCCCTTTAACTGTATGAAGCATTGACATATATTATGTATTCTTAAATCATAATGATTAAATGCTCTTTAAACTTCTTGGTTGTGATTGTAACAGTTAAACTTCAACAATTTTCTGTGTACTGTAGATTTTGAGCAAGACTGACAGACATACCCACCTTCACATATTCCCATAAATGGCTACAAATGATAGAATTTTGGGAATTCACCATTGTTCAATAATTCTGATAGTTTCCACTGACTCAAAGTTCATTGACACAGTTTTCTGCAGGTTTTCTGTGCAGGAATACAGCAAATTCCGTATTATGCCTATTGATGAAGCTGCTGTAGCACTTGCAGAAAGTGGAAAAATTGGTGCATTGAACTTGCTTTTCAAGCGTCATCCATATTCTTTATCTCCCTTTGTTTTGGAAGTTTTAGCCTCCATCCCAGAAACAGTTCCTGTCCAAATGTATGGGCAGCTTCTTCCTGGGAGGTCTTTTCCTTCTGGTGTTGCTGTGAGGCAAGATGATTGGGTTGAATGCAAGAAGATGGTTCACTTCATTAACACGTCAGTTAAAACCCACAACATTCAAATCCAAGTCAAAACTGAGCCTCTTGTTAAGCATTTTCTTGGACTTCTGTGGCCATCAGTCGATGAGCTCTCAAAATGGTATATGGATAGAGCTAGAGCTATGGATGATTTTAGTGGGCAGCTGGATAATTGCTTGAGCCTACTTGAGTTTGCTCTTCGCAAAGGCATATCTGAGTTGCAGCAGTTTCATCAAGATGTTTTATACTTGCACCAAGTTATTTACTCTGATGACAATGATAGTGAAACCAGTTTCAACATGAGTCTCGTCACGTGGGTAGAATTGTCAGACtacgaaaaatttaaatttatgctTAAGGGAGTCAAAGAGGAAAACGTAGCCGAAAGATTACACAACAGAGCTATTCCATTTATGCGTGAAAAGTTTCACAGGGTGTCCTCCATTGGAGATGTCACCCATTCTACAAATCAAAATATAGAGGAATCATTTCTAGTAAGATGGTTGAAGGAAACTTGTTTGCAGAATAAATTGGACATGTGCTTGGTGGTAATTGAGGAAGGGAGCAGAAACTTCCAAAGCAATGTCTATTTTGAAACTGAGGTTGAAGCTGTTGATTGTGCTTTGCAATGCATATATTTGTGCACAGTTACAGATAGGTGGAGCATCATGTCAGCCATACTATCTAAGCTTCCTCAAATACAGGGTGAGTTTGGCTTCATGTTTATTCTAATATCTTAACAGCAATGTGAtgatgtaattttaataatttcttgGGGGTGGTTTATTGCGCTTGTTAATACTCCGGGGCTTCACTACAATAGTTGAAAAGAAACATTACAGGGACAAAACTATAAGCTGAGAGGTTTGagaaaacattaaaatttaagAGGTCATCATCATATTTTTAGCAAATCATCATTCGTAATCTTGGGGGAATTTCAGGAACAAACAAAAGAATTCTCGAGGCGGGAGTTCTGCGGGTGATATCTCAAAGCTGAGTTCTACCATAGAATTTTCTTTGATGAATTATATAAATCTCAACAGATGCATTCAGATCAGTGGATGCATTCATACCTAGCCATTTGCCATACTTGATTGGGAATATTGTCTTCAAAATGTCGTTGCAGCAATAAACTTAGTATGTGATTTGATCTATAAGTATTTGAAAAAGAAACATCTTTAACACCCTCCTGCCCTTAAAGAATTAAAACTTAGAAGTTCCTGGTATAAAATTTTCCTGGTTTGAAAATTCACCACACCAAATCAGCGGTTAATTAATTCAGTATATTGTTAACCCATTAAGAACATTGCCGACCACTTGTTTATAAAGATGTTTCTTCACTAGTACACCCATCGCACCTGCTTACCAACACCTTCATTTCAGATTCTCAGTTTTATGCATTTTCCTTACATATCAACTTGATAAAAATGTTACTATGCCTGATGGCTACTGGGAGAATTCTAAGTGATCACTTCCTCACATTGGACCTGCTTGTTCTGCCCTTTTATATCATGTCCCTGAATATGAAATTAGAACTGAAAAAACTGTCTTGAATCTAGCTTTCCATGCCAAACCTTCAGATATTTTGAAATTCCCAGCATCTATTATTCTTTTCTTAGGCACATTGACTACAAATCAGTAGAAGAAAATTACCCGAACATCTTCTAAAATTACCCAAACATTTTCTATTGAGCCTATAGCTTTCTGTGCCAACACTTGGTCCATGTGTAAATCAGTGTTGACTTCCTTGTAACCCAATTGTGTGAATTGTTTCCTACCtaattattttcctttttcgGCCTACTAGTATCTTTTGTCAACCAGAGAGTACTGACTTGTATGTaggcaatttttttttatgtttttgctAGTTAGTCAGTGTGGATGAGTGTTCTGCTAGCACTCAGGCTGTTCAATATCGTTTAGCTATCCTTCAACTATATAAATTTGATTGACATATACGTATGTAACTGTGTTGTTGAGCTGGAGTGTGTGTATAATTTGAATCCCAAAGCTTACCAAAGATAGATGCTtcttatttatgtatatttgcATGAGTAGTTGAATAAATTCTTGAGGATATTGttgattcatttgtattttgtatCAATCGATGAGTACACTAAATTATGTATTATTGCGTAGATGGTTCAATTCAAGCTGAGAGCCTTGAGAGAAGACTCAGAGTTGCTGAAGGTCATATTGAAGCAGGGAGACTTTTGGCATTTTACCAGGTTTGAAGTTTCTCCTCTCATACAGTTAAACTTGTATGTCTTAAGTTATTCATGAAGGGGATTTCTAAATCTATTAGTTGAATGGTGGAAATAAAAGTAAGTGTGCTTACAGAGTTACAATGTGTATTATCACTAGGGGTGGACATATAGACCGAGTTAGGCTTTGGAAgacctgagtctggcctacatTGAAAATGTTAGGCCCAAGCTTGACCTACTACCTGCCAAAGGCTCAATTTTAAGGTTTGACTTGACTTTTTTCAAATCCTGACAAGGTCTAAAAGTATGTTTAAAAGCCTACTTCactattattttatgaaaatatacaCCACTCACCGTTAGGGTTTTGTAAATAGACGAACAAGTTAACATGACAACGAGCttaagttctattttgatatcTAACATGATCTTTTAGAGTATATAACATTATATTACAtcatatttcaattatattttaaaataataccttaaaatatttaaaccatTGATGTAGAGCACTATGTTTAAATTACAGAAAATATTAGACAATTTTTGGtcaaacacaaaaaataaaagttactattattataattataatagtaataaattttttatttatatataattaagtaGGCATGCATGGTAGTCCCAAAAGGTTTTTTTAGTGGCCTTAGCCTGGCGTTTTAAGctaaataggcttttaaaaaagctTTGGCCaaacttatattaaaaaaagcCTAAGATAGGCTATAGGACCTTGTCGGTTGGCTTGACCTATTCCACCCCTAATTATCACCATAATTTGGATTGCactatttttgttttgcatTGTTTTTCTCCTCCTCCATTTAGCAATATGATTATGAAATTCATGTTATTGCTTTTTAGCCAGGTTGTGTTTACTAAGTTATCTTTTGGTTCTGTACAGGTCCCAAAGCCATTAAACTTTTTCCTAGGTGCTCAATCAGATGATAAGGGTGTGAAACAGATTATTCGCCTCATCCTTTCTAAATTTATTCGCCGTCAACCTGGCCGATCAGATAGTGAGTGGGCCAGCATGTGGCGTGATATGCAGTACTTGAGGGAAAAAACATTTCCTTTTCTGGACCTGGAAtatattttgattgaattttgtaGAGGACTGCTTAAAGCTGGGAAGTTTTCTCTTGCACGTAATTACTTGAAGGGTACAAGTTCTGTTTCTTTGGCATCAGACAAGGCAGAAAGCCTTGTCATTCAAGCAGCTAGGGAGTACTTTTTCTCAGCTTCAAGTCTTTCTTGTTCTGAAGTAAGATTGGCTGTATCAACTTACTGAATGAAAcatataaatttgatatttttttgtggCAAATGCATTCTTCATCATGTTAACAAACACTAATTCAGCCGCAACGACTTTTGTGCAgtgtattttttcttcttatatttgacatttttccTTCAAGTAGTAACTGAGACCATATAATCACCTCACAATGCCATTTTCTAATTATATTGAAGTTCTGGATTATCTTTAAGCTGCTCTGTTTTATGACCTAACCTAATCTCAACTACATGAATTGATTAACTATGTTGATGTGTTCTACTCCAGATCTGGAAAGCTAGAGAATGTCTAAATCTATATCCAAGTGGTGCGAATGTGAAGGCAGAGGCAGATATTATTGACGCACTTACGGTTAAGCTTCCAAACCTTGGGGTGAATATTCTGCCCATGCAATTCAGGCAAATAAAGGATCCTATGGAAATTGTAAAAATGGCAATCACAAATCAAACTGGAGCATATTTTCATGTTGATGAACTTGTTGAGGTTGCCAGACTTCTTGGCTTGAGGTCTCCCGAGGACATATCAGCTGTTGAAGAAGCTATTGCTAGAGAAGCTGCAGTTTCTGGTGATTTACAATTGGCATTTGATCTTTGTCTTGTTTTGGCGAAAAAAGGGCATGGTAACATGTGGGATTTATGTGCTGCAATTGCAAGAGGTCCCGCCCTTGAAAATATGGATGTGGATTCTCGAAAGCAGCTATTAGGGTTTGCCTTGAGTCACTGTGATGAGGAATCCATTGGTGAGCTTCTCCATGCATGGAAAGACCTGGATATGCAAGGCCAGTGTGAAACATTAATCATGTCAACTGGGACAAATCCTTCAAAATTTTCAGTGCAAGGCTCAACTGTAGAATCACTTCAAAAGCAAAGTTTTCAAAACATACTAGATAGAAACATGTGCTTTCAAGAGTTTGATGGTAATAACACTGACAATCAGGAAGTTCATCTtgagaaaattaaagaaatgcTTTCCATTGTTGCTAAAACCTTGGCTGCGGGCAATCTAACTGACTGGGCATCAGGCTTGACTGAAAATGGCAAAGTTCTGTCTTTTGCTGCTTTGCAACTCCCTTGGTTGATTGAATTGAGTAGGAAAGGAGATCACAATGAAAAATTGAGTACCGGAAAGCAGTATTTAAACATCAGAACACATGCTGTGGTGACCATTTTGTCCTGGTTGGCTAGAAATGGATTTGCCCCCAGAGACAACCTTATCGCCTCTTTAGCAAGATCCGTTATGGAACCTCCAGTCACTGAAGAGGAAGATATAATGGGGTGCTCCTATCTTCTGAATCTTGTGGATGCCTTTAATGGGGTAGAAATTATAGAAGAGcaactcaaaataagaaaagaCTACCAAGAAATTTGTAGCATTATGAATGTTGGGATGGCATACAGCTTGCTACACAACTCTGGAGTAGGTACTGACCCTGCTCAGCGAAAGGAGCTATTGAAGAGGAGGCTGAAGGAAAAACATACATCGTCCGGTTCTGGTAGTGAGCGGTTTCTATATGAAATGTTTGTTTATCATGcttgtatttattcattttattgtgGACTTAATTGTACCTACTAACacattgtttgaattttttttccagACGATATAGATAAACTTGGCAAGGTACAGTCTTCATTTTGGAGAGAGTGGAAACTGAAGTTAGAAGAGCAAAAGCGACACACTGAGCATTCCAGAGCACTACAGAAAATAATTCCTGGGGTCGAAACAGAGCGCTTTTTATCCCGGGACTCTATCTATATTGAGAATGTTGTTATCTCTCTCATTGAGTCCGTAAAGTTAGAAAAAAGACACATTTTGAAGGACATTTTAAGATTGGCTGATACTTACGACTTGAGCTGTACTGAGGTATGAGCATTTGCATGAActtgtttaaaacaaaaaaatattttgattcagATGAAACCATTTATCTTTTAGTTCCTTACTATTCTAGTCTCACTTATATTTTCGGTGTCAAGTAGCATTGTTTTTTAGtataaagtaattataaaaGTGCATTTTGTCTATGTCTCATAAGCAAAGAGTATTCACATGAAGGGGTATTGAGTTGTTCAAGTTATTTTCAGGTCCATGTTTAACAGGTTCTTCAGATAAAATGCATACATATTGATGAGACCTCATTGTTTCATCGTTTTTTTGCAGGTGCTGTTGCATTTCCTAAGTGCTGTGCTTGTTTCTGATGTTTGGACAAATGACGATATTACAGCCGAAGTTGCAGGTTATAAAGGAGAAATAATTGGTAATGGTGTTAAGACAATTGAAACCATCTCAACAATTGTTTATCCTGCAATCAATGGGTGCAATAAACTTCGCCTGGCTTATGTGTATGGTCTGTTGTCAGAGTGCTATTTGCAGCTGGAAAATACCAAAGACTTATCTCCAATAGCACAGCCTGATCATGCAAATGCCAATATAAGGCTTGCTCATTATTACAAGATGATTGAGCAAGAATGCAAAAATGTTTCTTTTATCAATAACCTGAACTTCAAAAATATTGCCGGGTTGCGTGGTTTGAACTTTGAGTGCTTTAAGGATGAAGTTTATGCATGTATTGAGGAAAGTAGCTTGTCTGCATTGTCAAAAATGATACAGGCTTTTGCCAATATTTATGGTGATTCATTGCCTGAGGGTTTCATGTCATGGCAGGATGTCTACAAGTATTACATCCTGAGTTCGCTGAGTGCTTTGGAGACTAACGCTACAACTGATTCTAGCAGTAGAACTCCTGAATGCCTTCAAGGCTTTTTAAGTAAGCTTGAGCAGAGCTATGAGTCATGCCGAAAGTATATTAGACTTTTGAGTCAATCTGATGCTTTGGAAATCATGAAGCAGTACCTCACTGTAATTGTGCCTCTCTATAGTTCATATGGATTCCTACCTGACAATTCAACTTGGCAAGAGTGCCTTATTGTTCTTTTGAACTTTTGGATGAGATTGGCAGATGATATGAAGGAAATTTCATTGGAGGAAAATTCAGGAGAAACTATTGGCTTCGACCCACAATGTTTAAGGAGTTGTCtgaaaatatttatgaaattggtGATGGAGGATATCATCTCCCCTAGTCAGGGATGGGGCAGCATATATGGCTATGTCAACTGCGGCTTAAGTGGTGATTGCTCTGTAGAAATTTACAATTTCTCCAAATCTATGGTTTTTTCTAGTTGTGGGTTTGGTGCCATCTCAGAGGTATTTTCTGCTGCTTCGTTGGAAATCAGTTCAACTTCTGATTGTGGCACAGGTTCCCAGGATCTTCCTAATTTCTATTTAGATATTCTTGAAGCTGTTCTGCAGGAATTGGTCAATGGATCCCATGAGAGCCAGAACCTGTATCATATATTGTCATCTTTAAGCAAGCTAGAAGGTGACTTAAAAGTTTTGCAATGTGTTAGACATGtaatttgggggaaaatggtTCAGTTCTCTGACAATTTACAGTTGCCAAGTTCTATTAGAGTTTACATGCTAGAGCTTATGCAATTTATCTCAGGTAAGAATATTAAGGGTTTCTCTCCTGAAATAATTGCCAATGTCCAACCATGGGAAGAATGGGATGAATTGCTTTATGCTACTAGTAAAAAGAGTGAGACTGGTGTTGACAAGCAGTCGCCAGATCACAAAGACTCTTCTAGTAGGTTTACAAACACTTTGGTTGCCCTTAAATCATCTCAACTTGTGGCATCGATCTCTCCTAGCATAGAAATTACCCCTGATGATCTATTGAATGCAGACACGGCTGTTTCTTGCTTTTTGAGGTTGTGTGGAGAAGCTATTGAAGATCTCCACTTTGATGTCTTGGTTGCTATTTTGGAAGAGTGGGAGGGACTTTTCACCATAGGGAAAGNNNNNNNNNNNNNNNNNNNNNNNNNNNNNNNNNNNNNNNNNNNNNNNNNNNNNNNNNNNNNNNNNNNNNNNNNNNNNNNNNNNNNNNNNNNNNNNNNNNNNNNNNNNNNNNNNNNNNNNNNNNNNNNNNNNNNNNNNNNNNNNNNNNNNNNNNNNNNNNNNNNNNNNNNNNNNNNNNNNNNNNNNNNNNNNNNNNNNNNNNNNNNNNNNNNNNNNNNNNNNNNNNNNNNNNNNNNNNNNNNNNNNNNNNNNNNNNNNNNNNNNNNNNNNNNNNNNNNNNNNNNNNNNNNNNNNNNNNNNNNNNNNNNNNNNNNNNNNNNNNNNNNNNNNNNNNNNNNNNNNNNNNNNNNNNNNNNNNNNNNNNNNNNNNNNNNNNNNNNNNNNNNNNNNNNNNNNNNNNNNNNNNNNNNNNNNNNNNNNNNNNNNNNNNNNNNNNNNNNNNNNNNNNNNNNNNNNNNNNNNNNNNNNNNNNNNNNNNNNNNNNNNNNNNNNNNNNNNNNNNNNNNNNNNNNNNNNNNNNNNNNNNNNNNNNNNNNNNNNNNNNNNNNNNNNNNNNNNNNNNNNNNNNNNNNNNNNNNNNNN from Cicer arietinum cultivar CDC Frontier isolate Library 1 chromosome 5, Cicar.CDCFrontier_v2.0, whole genome shotgun sequence carries:
- the LOC101496119 gene encoding MAG2-interacting protein 2: MEAPLYEKQRHASNYPPQHHQQQHNANEDSKGSLLSLLSLRGVSQLKEKWNGYNEPKRLRKLVSLFVSPTAKHVAVASGNRITILSKEDDYQQTYSIFTSSDFGTFNVGAWSEDDEILGVADDSDTLYFIKYNGEVVAEITKRHLKISSPIVGLFSDNDSDMHESYLFTVITSDGSLQQIEISYGQGVSAFPKYICNHRSHLCNNVFCFDRHHELNLFVAVHTKSGSCHLSLWHKNSSTELEQVFSLQFEGLYLKPKGYSGQLTYPKLLISPQATFIGTLDLTGCLHIFKLDKEGFTLSQFEVGERDDSSMLDNLSNGSSKSFVGCMDFTWWCDHIIAIVDRNGVVMLIDILNGSKVHEDDPAYFFPALGRAQKCRGYLFLLASLSTKERSSPSDFELSDDLHQTEWIVEDRLKQFHLSKLLWFLVSFSEKSVPEMYGILITKRNYQAALDFADSHGLDKDEVLKSQWLNSSQGVNEINRFLANIKDTNFVLSECVNRIGPTEEAVKALLAYGLRITDHHKFSEVEDDGSSQVWDVRLARLQILQFRDRLETFLGINMGRFSVQEYSKFRIMPIDEAAVALAESGKIGALNLLFKRHPYSLSPFVLEVLASIPETVPVQMYGQLLPGRSFPSGVAVRQDDWVECKKMVHFINTSVKTHNIQIQVKTEPLVKHFLGLLWPSVDELSKWYMDRARAMDDFSGQLDNCLSLLEFALRKGISELQQFHQDVLYLHQVIYSDDNDSETSFNMSLVTWVELSDYEKFKFMLKGVKEENVAERLHNRAIPFMREKFHRVSSIGDVTHSTNQNIEESFLVRWLKETCLQNKLDMCLVVIEEGSRNFQSNVYFETEVEAVDCALQCIYLCTVTDRWSIMSAILSKLPQIQDGSIQAESLERRLRVAEGHIEAGRLLAFYQVPKPLNFFLGAQSDDKGVKQIIRLILSKFIRRQPGRSDSEWASMWRDMQYLREKTFPFLDLEYILIEFCRGLLKAGKFSLARNYLKGTSSVSLASDKAESLVIQAAREYFFSASSLSCSEIWKARECLNLYPSGANVKAEADIIDALTVKLPNLGVNILPMQFRQIKDPMEIVKMAITNQTGAYFHVDELVEVARLLGLRSPEDISAVEEAIAREAAVSGDLQLAFDLCLVLAKKGHGNMWDLCAAIARGPALENMDVDSRKQLLGFALSHCDEESIGELLHAWKDLDMQGQCETLIMSTGTNPSKFSVQGSTVESLQKQSFQNILDRNMCFQEFDGNNTDNQEVHLEKIKEMLSIVAKTLAAGNLTDWASGLTENGKVLSFAALQLPWLIELSRKGDHNEKLSTGKQYLNIRTHAVVTILSWLARNGFAPRDNLIASLARSVMEPPVTEEEDIMGCSYLLNLVDAFNGVEIIEEQLKIRKDYQEICSIMNVGMAYSLLHNSGVGTDPAQRKELLKRRLKEKHTSSGSDDIDKLGKVQSSFWREWKLKLEEQKRHTEHSRALQKIIPGVETERFLSRDSIYIENVVISLIESVKLEKRHILKDILRLADTYDLSCTEVLLHFLSAVLVSDVWTNDDITAEVAGYKGEIIGNGVKTIETISTIVYPAINGCNKLRLAYVYGLLSECYLQLENTKDLSPIAQPDHANANIRLAHYYKMIEQECKNVSFINNLNFKNIAGLRGLNFECFKDEVYACIEESSLSALSKMIQAFANIYGDSLPEGFMSWQDVYKYYILSSLSALETNATTDSSSRTPECLQGFLSKLEQSYESCRKYIRLLSQSDALEIMKQYLTVIVPLYSSYGFLPDNSTWQECLIVLLNFWMRLADDMKEISLEENSGETIGFDPQCLRSCLKIFMKLVMEDIISPSQGWGSIYGYVNCGLSGDCSVEIYNFSKSMVFSSCGFGAISEVFSAASLEISSTSDCGTGSQDLPNFYLDILEAVLQELVNGSHESQNLYHILSSLSKLEGDLKVLQCVRHVIWGKMVQFSDNLQLPSSIRVYMLELMQFISGKNIKGFSPEIIANVQPWEEWDELLYATSKKSETGVDKQSPDHKDSSSRFTNTLVALKSSQLVASISPSIEITPDDLLNADTAVSCFLRLCGEAIEDLHFDVLVAILEEWEGLFTIGKXXXXXXXXXDGGNDWNNDDWDEGWESLEEVDKPEKENIEESVSVHPLHVCWAEIFRKFISLSRFSDVLRLIDQSSSKPNGMLLDEDDARSLNEIALSMDCFLALKMALMLPYKTLQLQCLAAVEDRVRQGIPQTKSKDCELLILILSSGILTSIATGSTYGTTFSYLCYMVGKLSNQCQQALVSGGGFTNNEDHENQFFRRILFPNFISELVKVDQHILAGFMVTKFMHISDSLSLINIANASLNRYLDRQLHMLLVNEFHVEMECKTLRNTVSRLKGRLSNLIQSTLPLLSASVS